ACCATCAACCTCATTAGAAAACTTAGCATAAATCATTCCCAAGCATTCAGGAGAAAGCTCAATCTTATAACCATTTCCAGCCCCCCTTCTAGTAAACCCACCTCTATCATCCATATCAAAATACCGAGCACCACTTTTCACCTCGTCCTCATCAATCCCATACTCAAAATCTTTTTCCAAACACTCCCTAACCACGTCATCAAAATCAACCGCACCACTCTCTAGCCCTTCCCtgtcttcttttttcttctccctGGACTTGAACTGCATATAATGCATTACAAAAGGCGCATTCTTAgctatattttttacatttgcATCCTTTCCCCATGGCAATGCCTGAGCCACCTTCACAAGTGCTTCCAACAACTCTGAGTATCGCTTTCTACATGTTCCAAGAACACAGTTTACCTCCTTGGCAACATCCTCAATCTTCAAACCAACCCAATTCAACTCTGCCACAAACACCAAAACAGCTGCCACTAATGGCATTGGTCTCCTCCCAGTCGTCAAAAACCACTTCATCATGCAGTTTCAACAAAAAACACTCCTTGTTGTCTCATCTGCTCCAACTTATCCCT
Above is a genomic segment from Mangifera indica cultivar Alphonso chromosome 3, CATAS_Mindica_2.1, whole genome shotgun sequence containing:
- the LOC123211555 gene encoding plant-specific TFIIB-related protein PTF2-like, with translation MKWFLTTGRRPMPLVAAVLVFVAELNWVGLKIEDVAKEVNCVLGTCRKRYSELLEALVKVAQALPWGKDANVKNIAKNAPFVMHYMQFKSREKKKEDREGLESGAVDFDDVVRECLEKDFEYGIDEDEVKSGARYFDMDDRGGFTRRGAGNGYKIELSPECLGMIYAKFSNEVDGRKSSRENEEVKGRTRSRGFDLSSCREWWNGKSEMSQKLVLKKILEKDVGLDVVPPSYVNGCMANEKRRAKINSAKVRINKIMDPSRADVADNDSVECVLSGKSRNRKGIGEIDWEDFIIETLLLRQVKEEDIETGHHNTLLALHVFDCGKM